From Syngnathus scovelli strain Florida chromosome 14, RoL_Ssco_1.2, whole genome shotgun sequence, one genomic window encodes:
- the si:ch211-67f24.7 gene encoding uncharacterized protein si:ch211-67f24.7 isoform X2: protein MKPQEAELVTEISKVQWMVSELKTGLTGALLELAHIQHGDSVMRDEMEDNRRRCREKAWRLEALVESLREELGVMRGQVVALRGATQRHQEDAESTAATCNETDPAEACHGKVLLHCFLQGLKAGLTEGTDARHQVALQLLHSEWEYVSTLEQLHDQYKSTTPTQHVTSNPHEKFASLVERLLQRHLVFRDTLQERLAAQRWKSLVGDVLVRLVGQNDTSFSDTYVAYVGALASFLSLEVHKLGKHEEQGRGQVEKDQIQVLSLLLAPVTRVHGYLSHIQNLLQWTGKDHPDCSLLLGTERTLRDILSRCHTILEEEVRWDIGEAHCGEAEASSLSEDSASYRPKGESAAPRLHSLSSRESQQVSGLTNGSGVDQHSMRVECWSCSPVRRQTCRCTSARCCLVTPEPAGHTGFEEPQSDADNTSAFEDSSVTSCREDEDEDSQVPVLLKPSSQNSERSVCLRWQIPRRTPHPPPRTPNSCGKRLVSVRMGSPPLRAKSAFRPIWDNPTKQLSPEKEHRGFLPVKTPARVNFLTPREHQRAGQGPVQLPLSGQSVAPPSGRLWEESEDSEGPCSTI from the exons ATGAAGCCTCAGGAGGCGGAGCTTGTCACAGAAATATCCAAG GTGCAGTGGATGGTCTCGGAACTGAAGACCGGCTTGACGGGCGCCTTGCTGGAACTGGCCCACATCCAGCACGGCGACTCGGTCATGCGCGACGAGATGGAGGACAACCGGCGCCGGTGTCGGGAGAAAGCGTGGCGCTTGGAGGCCCTGGTGGAGTCCCTCAGG GAGGAGCTTGGCGTCATGCGGGGTCAAGTCGTGGCGCTGCGTGGCGCCACGCAGCGCCATCAAGAGGACGCAGAGAGTACTGCAGCTACATGCAACGAAAC TGATCCAGCAGAGGCATGCCACGGAAAAGTTCTGCTGCATTGCTTCTTGCAGGGTCTTAAAGCCGGACTCACCGAAGGAACAG ATGCGCGACACCAGGTGGCGCTGCAGCTGCTCCACTCAGAGTGGGAGTACGTGTCCACTTTGGAGCAACTCCACGACCAATATAAGAGCACAACACCCACGCAACACGTGACCTCGAACCCTCA CGAGAAATTCGCCTCGTTGGTTGAGCGGCTCCTGCAGCGCCACCTGGTGTTCAGAGACACCCTGCAGGAGCGACTGGCCGCACAGCGATGGAAATCTCTGGTGGGAGATGTTCTAGTGCGGCTCGTCGGACAGAACGAC ACGTCTTTCTCGGACACCTACGTGGCCTACGTGGGGGCGCTGGCCTCCTTCCTCTCGCTGGAAGTCCACAAGTTGGGCAAGCATGAGGAACAG GGAAGAGGCCAAGTGGAAAAGGACCAAATCCAAGTGTTGTCGCTTCTTCTAGCGCCTGTCACTCGTGTCCATGGCTATCTGAGTCACATCCAG AACTTGCTGCAGTGGACGGGCAAAGATCATCCGGACTGCAGCCTGCTCCTGGGCACCGAGCGAACACTCCGGGACATTTTGTCGCGATGTCACACCATCTTGGAGGAGGAGgtccgctgggacattggagaagcGCA TTGCGGCGAGGCAGAAGCCAGCAGCTTGTCGGAAGACAGCGCCTCTTACAGGCCAAAGGGGGAAAGTGCAGCTCCGAG ATTGCACTCGCTTTCTTCCAGGGAGAGCCAGCAGGTGTCGGGCCTGACAAACGGGTCTGGTGTGGACCAGCACTCCATGCGCGTGGAGTGCTGGTCCTGCAGTCCAGTGAGACGGCAGACCTGTAGGTGCACGTCGGCCCGCTGTTGCCTCGTCACACCGGAGCCTGCAGGCCACACGGGCTTTGAAGAGCCGCAAAGTGATGCGGACAACACGTCCGCCTTTGAAGACTCCTCGGTGACCTCCTGCAGggaagatgaggatgaggacAGTCAGGTTCCTGTCCTCCTTAAGCCGTCCTCTCAAAATTCGGAGAGAAGCGTCTGCCTCCGCTGGCAGATTCCCAGGCGGACCCCTCACCCTCCTCCGAGGACACCGAACAGCTGCGGAAAAAGGCTAGTCAGCGTCAGGATGGGGTCACCGCCGCTCCGAGCCAAGAGTGCCTTCAGGCCCATCTGGGACAATCCGACAAAGCAG CTGTCTCCTGAGAAGGAGCACAGAGGCTTCCTGCCGGTCAAGACCCCCGCCAGGGTAAACTTTCTTACCCCGAGAGAACATCAGAG AGCTGGACAAGGCCCGGTTCAGCTACCGCTGTCGGGCCAATCTGTGGCGCCGCCCAGTGGACGATTGTGGGAGGAgagtgaggacagcgagggaccCTGCAGCACTATTTGA
- the si:ch211-67f24.7 gene encoding uncharacterized protein si:ch211-67f24.7 isoform X4 yields MKPQEAELVTEISKVQWMVSELKTGLTGALLELAHIQHGDSVMRDEMEDNRRRCREKAWRLEALVESLREELGVMRGQVVALRGATQRHQEDAESTAATCNETDPAEACHGKVLLHCFLQGLKAGLTEGTDARHQVALQLLHSEWEYVSTLEQLHDQYKSTTPTQHVTSNPHEKFASLVERLLQRHLVFRDTLQERLAAQRWKSLVGDVLVRLVGQNDTSFSDTYVAYVGALASFLSLEVHKLGKHEEQGRGQVEKDQIQVLSLLLAPVTRVHGYLSHIQNLLQWTGKDHPDCSLLLGTERTLRDILSRCHTILEEEVRWDIGEAHSCGEAEASSLSEDSASYRPKGESAAPRESQQVSGLTNGSGVDQHSMRVECWSCSPVRRQTCRCTSARCCLVTPEPAGHTGFEEPQSDADNTSAFEDSSVTSCREDEDEDSQVPVLLKPSSQNSERSVCLRWQIPRRTPHPPPRTPNSCGKRLVSVRMGSPPLRAKSAFRPIWDNPTKQLSPEKEHRGFLPVKTPARVNFLTPREHQRAGQGPVQLPLSGQSVAPPSGRLWEESEDSEGPCSTI; encoded by the exons ATGAAGCCTCAGGAGGCGGAGCTTGTCACAGAAATATCCAAG GTGCAGTGGATGGTCTCGGAACTGAAGACCGGCTTGACGGGCGCCTTGCTGGAACTGGCCCACATCCAGCACGGCGACTCGGTCATGCGCGACGAGATGGAGGACAACCGGCGCCGGTGTCGGGAGAAAGCGTGGCGCTTGGAGGCCCTGGTGGAGTCCCTCAGG GAGGAGCTTGGCGTCATGCGGGGTCAAGTCGTGGCGCTGCGTGGCGCCACGCAGCGCCATCAAGAGGACGCAGAGAGTACTGCAGCTACATGCAACGAAAC TGATCCAGCAGAGGCATGCCACGGAAAAGTTCTGCTGCATTGCTTCTTGCAGGGTCTTAAAGCCGGACTCACCGAAGGAACAG ATGCGCGACACCAGGTGGCGCTGCAGCTGCTCCACTCAGAGTGGGAGTACGTGTCCACTTTGGAGCAACTCCACGACCAATATAAGAGCACAACACCCACGCAACACGTGACCTCGAACCCTCA CGAGAAATTCGCCTCGTTGGTTGAGCGGCTCCTGCAGCGCCACCTGGTGTTCAGAGACACCCTGCAGGAGCGACTGGCCGCACAGCGATGGAAATCTCTGGTGGGAGATGTTCTAGTGCGGCTCGTCGGACAGAACGAC ACGTCTTTCTCGGACACCTACGTGGCCTACGTGGGGGCGCTGGCCTCCTTCCTCTCGCTGGAAGTCCACAAGTTGGGCAAGCATGAGGAACAG GGAAGAGGCCAAGTGGAAAAGGACCAAATCCAAGTGTTGTCGCTTCTTCTAGCGCCTGTCACTCGTGTCCATGGCTATCTGAGTCACATCCAG AACTTGCTGCAGTGGACGGGCAAAGATCATCCGGACTGCAGCCTGCTCCTGGGCACCGAGCGAACACTCCGGGACATTTTGTCGCGATGTCACACCATCTTGGAGGAGGAGgtccgctgggacattggagaagcGCA TAGTTGCGGCGAGGCAGAAGCCAGCAGCTTGTCGGAAGACAGCGCCTCTTACAGGCCAAAGGGGGAAAGTGCAGCTCCGAG GGAGAGCCAGCAGGTGTCGGGCCTGACAAACGGGTCTGGTGTGGACCAGCACTCCATGCGCGTGGAGTGCTGGTCCTGCAGTCCAGTGAGACGGCAGACCTGTAGGTGCACGTCGGCCCGCTGTTGCCTCGTCACACCGGAGCCTGCAGGCCACACGGGCTTTGAAGAGCCGCAAAGTGATGCGGACAACACGTCCGCCTTTGAAGACTCCTCGGTGACCTCCTGCAGggaagatgaggatgaggacAGTCAGGTTCCTGTCCTCCTTAAGCCGTCCTCTCAAAATTCGGAGAGAAGCGTCTGCCTCCGCTGGCAGATTCCCAGGCGGACCCCTCACCCTCCTCCGAGGACACCGAACAGCTGCGGAAAAAGGCTAGTCAGCGTCAGGATGGGGTCACCGCCGCTCCGAGCCAAGAGTGCCTTCAGGCCCATCTGGGACAATCCGACAAAGCAG CTGTCTCCTGAGAAGGAGCACAGAGGCTTCCTGCCGGTCAAGACCCCCGCCAGGGTAAACTTTCTTACCCCGAGAGAACATCAGAG AGCTGGACAAGGCCCGGTTCAGCTACCGCTGTCGGGCCAATCTGTGGCGCCGCCCAGTGGACGATTGTGGGAGGAgagtgaggacagcgagggaccCTGCAGCACTATTTGA
- the si:ch211-67f24.7 gene encoding uncharacterized protein si:ch211-67f24.7 isoform X5 has product MKPQEAELVTEISKVQWMVSELKTGLTGALLELAHIQHGDSVMRDEMEDNRRRCREKAWRLEALVESLREELGVMRGQVVALRGATQRHQEDAESTAATCNETDPAEACHGKVLLHCFLQGLKAGLTEGTDARHQVALQLLHSEWEYVSTLEQLHDQYKSTTPTQHVTSNPHEKFASLVERLLQRHLVFRDTLQERLAAQRWKSLVGDVLVRLVGQNDTSFSDTYVAYVGALASFLSLEVHKLGKHEEQGRGQVEKDQIQVLSLLLAPVTRVHGYLSHIQNLLQWTGKDHPDCSLLLGTERTLRDILSRCHTILEEEVRWDIGEAHCGEAEASSLSEDSASYRPKGESAAPRESQQVSGLTNGSGVDQHSMRVECWSCSPVRRQTCRCTSARCCLVTPEPAGHTGFEEPQSDADNTSAFEDSSVTSCREDEDEDSQVPVLLKPSSQNSERSVCLRWQIPRRTPHPPPRTPNSCGKRLVSVRMGSPPLRAKSAFRPIWDNPTKQLSPEKEHRGFLPVKTPARVNFLTPREHQRAGQGPVQLPLSGQSVAPPSGRLWEESEDSEGPCSTI; this is encoded by the exons ATGAAGCCTCAGGAGGCGGAGCTTGTCACAGAAATATCCAAG GTGCAGTGGATGGTCTCGGAACTGAAGACCGGCTTGACGGGCGCCTTGCTGGAACTGGCCCACATCCAGCACGGCGACTCGGTCATGCGCGACGAGATGGAGGACAACCGGCGCCGGTGTCGGGAGAAAGCGTGGCGCTTGGAGGCCCTGGTGGAGTCCCTCAGG GAGGAGCTTGGCGTCATGCGGGGTCAAGTCGTGGCGCTGCGTGGCGCCACGCAGCGCCATCAAGAGGACGCAGAGAGTACTGCAGCTACATGCAACGAAAC TGATCCAGCAGAGGCATGCCACGGAAAAGTTCTGCTGCATTGCTTCTTGCAGGGTCTTAAAGCCGGACTCACCGAAGGAACAG ATGCGCGACACCAGGTGGCGCTGCAGCTGCTCCACTCAGAGTGGGAGTACGTGTCCACTTTGGAGCAACTCCACGACCAATATAAGAGCACAACACCCACGCAACACGTGACCTCGAACCCTCA CGAGAAATTCGCCTCGTTGGTTGAGCGGCTCCTGCAGCGCCACCTGGTGTTCAGAGACACCCTGCAGGAGCGACTGGCCGCACAGCGATGGAAATCTCTGGTGGGAGATGTTCTAGTGCGGCTCGTCGGACAGAACGAC ACGTCTTTCTCGGACACCTACGTGGCCTACGTGGGGGCGCTGGCCTCCTTCCTCTCGCTGGAAGTCCACAAGTTGGGCAAGCATGAGGAACAG GGAAGAGGCCAAGTGGAAAAGGACCAAATCCAAGTGTTGTCGCTTCTTCTAGCGCCTGTCACTCGTGTCCATGGCTATCTGAGTCACATCCAG AACTTGCTGCAGTGGACGGGCAAAGATCATCCGGACTGCAGCCTGCTCCTGGGCACCGAGCGAACACTCCGGGACATTTTGTCGCGATGTCACACCATCTTGGAGGAGGAGgtccgctgggacattggagaagcGCA TTGCGGCGAGGCAGAAGCCAGCAGCTTGTCGGAAGACAGCGCCTCTTACAGGCCAAAGGGGGAAAGTGCAGCTCCGAG GGAGAGCCAGCAGGTGTCGGGCCTGACAAACGGGTCTGGTGTGGACCAGCACTCCATGCGCGTGGAGTGCTGGTCCTGCAGTCCAGTGAGACGGCAGACCTGTAGGTGCACGTCGGCCCGCTGTTGCCTCGTCACACCGGAGCCTGCAGGCCACACGGGCTTTGAAGAGCCGCAAAGTGATGCGGACAACACGTCCGCCTTTGAAGACTCCTCGGTGACCTCCTGCAGggaagatgaggatgaggacAGTCAGGTTCCTGTCCTCCTTAAGCCGTCCTCTCAAAATTCGGAGAGAAGCGTCTGCCTCCGCTGGCAGATTCCCAGGCGGACCCCTCACCCTCCTCCGAGGACACCGAACAGCTGCGGAAAAAGGCTAGTCAGCGTCAGGATGGGGTCACCGCCGCTCCGAGCCAAGAGTGCCTTCAGGCCCATCTGGGACAATCCGACAAAGCAG CTGTCTCCTGAGAAGGAGCACAGAGGCTTCCTGCCGGTCAAGACCCCCGCCAGGGTAAACTTTCTTACCCCGAGAGAACATCAGAG AGCTGGACAAGGCCCGGTTCAGCTACCGCTGTCGGGCCAATCTGTGGCGCCGCCCAGTGGACGATTGTGGGAGGAgagtgaggacagcgagggaccCTGCAGCACTATTTGA
- the si:ch211-67f24.7 gene encoding uncharacterized protein si:ch211-67f24.7 isoform X1 has product MKPQEAELVTEISKVQWMVSELKTGLTGALLELAHIQHGDSVMRDEMEDNRRRCREKAWRLEALVESLREELGVMRGQVVALRGATQRHQEDAESTAATCNETDPAEACHGKVLLHCFLQGLKAGLTEGTDARHQVALQLLHSEWEYVSTLEQLHDQYKSTTPTQHVTSNPHEKFASLVERLLQRHLVFRDTLQERLAAQRWKSLVGDVLVRLVGQNDTSFSDTYVAYVGALASFLSLEVHKLGKHEEQGRGQVEKDQIQVLSLLLAPVTRVHGYLSHIQNLLQWTGKDHPDCSLLLGTERTLRDILSRCHTILEEEVRWDIGEAHSCGEAEASSLSEDSASYRPKGESAAPRLHSLSSRESQQVSGLTNGSGVDQHSMRVECWSCSPVRRQTCRCTSARCCLVTPEPAGHTGFEEPQSDADNTSAFEDSSVTSCREDEDEDSQVPVLLKPSSQNSERSVCLRWQIPRRTPHPPPRTPNSCGKRLVSVRMGSPPLRAKSAFRPIWDNPTKQLSPEKEHRGFLPVKTPARVNFLTPREHQRAGQGPVQLPLSGQSVAPPSGRLWEESEDSEGPCSTI; this is encoded by the exons ATGAAGCCTCAGGAGGCGGAGCTTGTCACAGAAATATCCAAG GTGCAGTGGATGGTCTCGGAACTGAAGACCGGCTTGACGGGCGCCTTGCTGGAACTGGCCCACATCCAGCACGGCGACTCGGTCATGCGCGACGAGATGGAGGACAACCGGCGCCGGTGTCGGGAGAAAGCGTGGCGCTTGGAGGCCCTGGTGGAGTCCCTCAGG GAGGAGCTTGGCGTCATGCGGGGTCAAGTCGTGGCGCTGCGTGGCGCCACGCAGCGCCATCAAGAGGACGCAGAGAGTACTGCAGCTACATGCAACGAAAC TGATCCAGCAGAGGCATGCCACGGAAAAGTTCTGCTGCATTGCTTCTTGCAGGGTCTTAAAGCCGGACTCACCGAAGGAACAG ATGCGCGACACCAGGTGGCGCTGCAGCTGCTCCACTCAGAGTGGGAGTACGTGTCCACTTTGGAGCAACTCCACGACCAATATAAGAGCACAACACCCACGCAACACGTGACCTCGAACCCTCA CGAGAAATTCGCCTCGTTGGTTGAGCGGCTCCTGCAGCGCCACCTGGTGTTCAGAGACACCCTGCAGGAGCGACTGGCCGCACAGCGATGGAAATCTCTGGTGGGAGATGTTCTAGTGCGGCTCGTCGGACAGAACGAC ACGTCTTTCTCGGACACCTACGTGGCCTACGTGGGGGCGCTGGCCTCCTTCCTCTCGCTGGAAGTCCACAAGTTGGGCAAGCATGAGGAACAG GGAAGAGGCCAAGTGGAAAAGGACCAAATCCAAGTGTTGTCGCTTCTTCTAGCGCCTGTCACTCGTGTCCATGGCTATCTGAGTCACATCCAG AACTTGCTGCAGTGGACGGGCAAAGATCATCCGGACTGCAGCCTGCTCCTGGGCACCGAGCGAACACTCCGGGACATTTTGTCGCGATGTCACACCATCTTGGAGGAGGAGgtccgctgggacattggagaagcGCA TAGTTGCGGCGAGGCAGAAGCCAGCAGCTTGTCGGAAGACAGCGCCTCTTACAGGCCAAAGGGGGAAAGTGCAGCTCCGAG ATTGCACTCGCTTTCTTCCAGGGAGAGCCAGCAGGTGTCGGGCCTGACAAACGGGTCTGGTGTGGACCAGCACTCCATGCGCGTGGAGTGCTGGTCCTGCAGTCCAGTGAGACGGCAGACCTGTAGGTGCACGTCGGCCCGCTGTTGCCTCGTCACACCGGAGCCTGCAGGCCACACGGGCTTTGAAGAGCCGCAAAGTGATGCGGACAACACGTCCGCCTTTGAAGACTCCTCGGTGACCTCCTGCAGggaagatgaggatgaggacAGTCAGGTTCCTGTCCTCCTTAAGCCGTCCTCTCAAAATTCGGAGAGAAGCGTCTGCCTCCGCTGGCAGATTCCCAGGCGGACCCCTCACCCTCCTCCGAGGACACCGAACAGCTGCGGAAAAAGGCTAGTCAGCGTCAGGATGGGGTCACCGCCGCTCCGAGCCAAGAGTGCCTTCAGGCCCATCTGGGACAATCCGACAAAGCAG CTGTCTCCTGAGAAGGAGCACAGAGGCTTCCTGCCGGTCAAGACCCCCGCCAGGGTAAACTTTCTTACCCCGAGAGAACATCAGAG AGCTGGACAAGGCCCGGTTCAGCTACCGCTGTCGGGCCAATCTGTGGCGCCGCCCAGTGGACGATTGTGGGAGGAgagtgaggacagcgagggaccCTGCAGCACTATTTGA
- the si:ch211-67f24.7 gene encoding uncharacterized protein si:ch211-67f24.7 isoform X3 → MKPQEAELVTEISKVQWMVSELKTGLTGALLELAHIQHGDSVMRDEMEDNRRRCREKAWRLEALVESLREELGVMRGQVVALRGATQRHQEDAESTAATCNETDPAEACHGKVLLHCFLQGLKAGLTEGTDARHQVALQLLHSEWEYVSTLEQLHDQYKSTTPTQHVTSNPHEKFASLVERLLQRHLVFRDTLQERLAAQRWKSLVGDVLVRLVGQNDTSFSDTYVAYVGALASFLSLEVHKLGKHEEQGRGQVEKDQIQVLSLLLAPVTRVHGYLSHIQWTGKDHPDCSLLLGTERTLRDILSRCHTILEEEVRWDIGEAHSCGEAEASSLSEDSASYRPKGESAAPRLHSLSSRESQQVSGLTNGSGVDQHSMRVECWSCSPVRRQTCRCTSARCCLVTPEPAGHTGFEEPQSDADNTSAFEDSSVTSCREDEDEDSQVPVLLKPSSQNSERSVCLRWQIPRRTPHPPPRTPNSCGKRLVSVRMGSPPLRAKSAFRPIWDNPTKQLSPEKEHRGFLPVKTPARVNFLTPREHQRAGQGPVQLPLSGQSVAPPSGRLWEESEDSEGPCSTI, encoded by the exons ATGAAGCCTCAGGAGGCGGAGCTTGTCACAGAAATATCCAAG GTGCAGTGGATGGTCTCGGAACTGAAGACCGGCTTGACGGGCGCCTTGCTGGAACTGGCCCACATCCAGCACGGCGACTCGGTCATGCGCGACGAGATGGAGGACAACCGGCGCCGGTGTCGGGAGAAAGCGTGGCGCTTGGAGGCCCTGGTGGAGTCCCTCAGG GAGGAGCTTGGCGTCATGCGGGGTCAAGTCGTGGCGCTGCGTGGCGCCACGCAGCGCCATCAAGAGGACGCAGAGAGTACTGCAGCTACATGCAACGAAAC TGATCCAGCAGAGGCATGCCACGGAAAAGTTCTGCTGCATTGCTTCTTGCAGGGTCTTAAAGCCGGACTCACCGAAGGAACAG ATGCGCGACACCAGGTGGCGCTGCAGCTGCTCCACTCAGAGTGGGAGTACGTGTCCACTTTGGAGCAACTCCACGACCAATATAAGAGCACAACACCCACGCAACACGTGACCTCGAACCCTCA CGAGAAATTCGCCTCGTTGGTTGAGCGGCTCCTGCAGCGCCACCTGGTGTTCAGAGACACCCTGCAGGAGCGACTGGCCGCACAGCGATGGAAATCTCTGGTGGGAGATGTTCTAGTGCGGCTCGTCGGACAGAACGAC ACGTCTTTCTCGGACACCTACGTGGCCTACGTGGGGGCGCTGGCCTCCTTCCTCTCGCTGGAAGTCCACAAGTTGGGCAAGCATGAGGAACAG GGAAGAGGCCAAGTGGAAAAGGACCAAATCCAAGTGTTGTCGCTTCTTCTAGCGCCTGTCACTCGTGTCCATGGCTATCTGAGTCACATCCAG TGGACGGGCAAAGATCATCCGGACTGCAGCCTGCTCCTGGGCACCGAGCGAACACTCCGGGACATTTTGTCGCGATGTCACACCATCTTGGAGGAGGAGgtccgctgggacattggagaagcGCA TAGTTGCGGCGAGGCAGAAGCCAGCAGCTTGTCGGAAGACAGCGCCTCTTACAGGCCAAAGGGGGAAAGTGCAGCTCCGAG ATTGCACTCGCTTTCTTCCAGGGAGAGCCAGCAGGTGTCGGGCCTGACAAACGGGTCTGGTGTGGACCAGCACTCCATGCGCGTGGAGTGCTGGTCCTGCAGTCCAGTGAGACGGCAGACCTGTAGGTGCACGTCGGCCCGCTGTTGCCTCGTCACACCGGAGCCTGCAGGCCACACGGGCTTTGAAGAGCCGCAAAGTGATGCGGACAACACGTCCGCCTTTGAAGACTCCTCGGTGACCTCCTGCAGggaagatgaggatgaggacAGTCAGGTTCCTGTCCTCCTTAAGCCGTCCTCTCAAAATTCGGAGAGAAGCGTCTGCCTCCGCTGGCAGATTCCCAGGCGGACCCCTCACCCTCCTCCGAGGACACCGAACAGCTGCGGAAAAAGGCTAGTCAGCGTCAGGATGGGGTCACCGCCGCTCCGAGCCAAGAGTGCCTTCAGGCCCATCTGGGACAATCCGACAAAGCAG CTGTCTCCTGAGAAGGAGCACAGAGGCTTCCTGCCGGTCAAGACCCCCGCCAGGGTAAACTTTCTTACCCCGAGAGAACATCAGAG AGCTGGACAAGGCCCGGTTCAGCTACCGCTGTCGGGCCAATCTGTGGCGCCGCCCAGTGGACGATTGTGGGAGGAgagtgaggacagcgagggaccCTGCAGCACTATTTGA